The genomic region CGTCGCCTTCCTGGCCATCACGCTGTTCTTCTTCCTGCGTCCCATGACGGCAGTACCGGCCCCGGCCGGCGCGGCCCCTCGCTGACAACATCCATCCGAAATCCTCCGGAGGTTCCGGGCAGACCGGACCGCTCCGGGTTCACAGAAACCCCCTCGTCGAACTCCGATGCCTGATTCCCAAAAGAAATCCTCCGCACTGATGCGCACCGCCCTGGGCGGCTCGGCCATCCTCGTCATCGCCGGCCTGGGCGCCTTCTGGTATGCCTCGCAGAAGGCCCAGCAGCAAGCTCCGAAGGAAGAGGGCGATGTCGTCACGGTAACCATCGAGGACAAGGTCTGCAAGCCCAACGAGATCACCGTGCCGGCCGGCCGTACCACCTTCCGCATCGTCAACAATTCCGACCGGGCGCTGGAATGGGAGATCCTGGACGGCATCATGGTGGTGGAGGAGCGCGAGAACATCGCGCCGGGCTTCGCCCAGACCATGCGGGTCAAGCTGCGCCCCGGCGACTACGACATCACCTGCGGCCTGCTGAGCAACCCGCGCGGCAAGCTGCACGTCACGCCCTCGGCCGACTCCGAGGCTGAAGCGGCACGCCCCTCGGCCGTGAACTTCCTGGGAGCGCTGGCCGAGTACCGCTTCTACATGGTGTCGCAGACCAGCCAGCTGCAGGATGCCACCGAACAGCTGGTGGCCGCCATCAAGGCCGGCAACCTGAAGGAAGCGCAGGCGCTCTACGCGCCGGCCCACCAGTTCTACAAGCGCATCGAGCCCATGGCCGAGATGTTTGCCGACCTGGATCAGCGCATCAACGGCCGGGCCGACTACTTCGAGAAGCGTGAGGCCGATCCGGCCTTCCGCGGCTTCCATCGCCTGGAATACACGCTGTTCGGCCAGCCCACGCCCGACCTGAAGGCGCTGGCCCCCATTGCCGACGACCTGCAGGCCGATCTGGGCAAGCTGAAGGAGCGGCTGAGCGCCCTGGACATCAAGCCCGAGCGGCTGGCCAGCGCAGCCTCCCGACTGCTGCGTCGCACGGCCGACAACCTGCCCACCGGCGGCGAGGAAGCCTGGAGCCACGCCGAAGCCTCCGACCTGCAGGGCACGCTCGACGGCACACGCAAGCTGGCCATCCTGGTGGCGCCGCTGCTGACCAAGCCGGCTCCCGCCCTGAAGAAGGGCATCGAGGACGGCTATGCCCAGTTCGGCAAGGCACTGGATCCGTACCGCGACGGAAACGGCTTCAAGGCCGGTGCCCTGGACGATGCCGGCCGCAAGGCCGTGGCCGCCCCGGTCAACCAGCTGGCCGACACGCTGGGCCAGGTCAACGCCGCCCTGGGACTGGAGTGATCCCGTTGCTGGCCATCTGACGCGCCCGGGGCTCCCGTCCGGAGCCCCGCAGGCATCGCATTTCCAAAAGAAGAGGCTTCCCATGCAAGACAAGCTCGATCCATCCCGTCTGGCCGCTCTGGGCGGCTGTCCGGCCGGCATCCATGGCCAGTCGGAAGCGTCCGCCCGCCACGTCGCGGCCCATGACCAGGCTCCGGCCATGATGACCTGTCCGGCCGGGCTGGCAGCCACCCACCAGCCCGAATCCATGCGCCGCCGCCACGTGCTGGGCGGGCTGGGCGCCGCCACCGCGGGCCTGGTCGGCATGACGGCCCAGGCTGCCGCCGCAGCCGCCGGCAAGGCGCAGCGCGCCGCCGGCGACGATTCGGTCGGTCAGGTGACCGATGCCCCCATCAGCACCCACTTCCAGGAGCGGGTGCCGTACCTGGGCCAGCATCAGGCTGGTGTCGTCACTCCGCGCCCCAGCGCCGGCATGCTGGCCTCGTTCTTCGTGCTGGCCCAGGACCGCGAGGAGCTGGAACGGCTCTTTCGCACGCTGACCAAGCGCATTGCCTTCCTCACCCAGGGCGGCAAGGAAGTGCAGGTCGATCCCAAGCTGCCGCCGGTCAGCTCCGGCCTGCTGGGGCCCGTGCTGCCGCCTGATGCGCTCACCATCACCGTGTCGCTGGGCAACTCGATGTTCGACGAGCGCTTCGGGCTGGCCAAGGTGAAGCCGAAGTACCTGCAGCAGATGACGAAGTTCTTCAACGACGCGCTGGACCCGTCGCTCTGCCATGGTGACCTGTCGATCCAGTTCTGCGCCAACACGCCGGACACGATCATCAACGCGCTGCGCGACATCATCAAGAACCTGCCCGACCTGCTGGTCCTGCACTGGAAGCAGGAAGGCAACGTGCCGCCCATCGCCGCCAAGCCCGGCCAGCCGGCCGAGAGCGCCCGCAACTTCCTGGGCTTCCGTGACGGTTCCGCCAACCCGGATTCCGCCGATGCCCAGCTGATGGACCGGGTGGTCTGGGTGGGACCGAAATCCGGCGAGCCCGCCTGGGCCGTCGGTGGCAGCTACCAGGCCGTGCGCATCATCCGCAACTTCGTCGAGCGCTGGGACCGGACCCCGCTGCAGGAGCAGGAAGCCATCTTCGGGCGCGTGAAGGATACCGGCGCGCCGCTGGACGCCACGGACGGCACCGAATTCCAGGTGCCCGACTACACCGCCGACCCGAAAGGCCAGAAGACGCCGCTGGATGCGCACATCCGGCTGGCCAACCCGCGCACTCCGCAGACCGAAGAGAACCTGATCCTGCGCCGGCCGTTCAACTATTCCAACGGTGTCACCAAGTCCGGCCAGCTGGAAATGGGACTGCTGTTCATCTGCTACCAGGCGAACCTGGAGAAGGGCTTCATCACCGTGCAGAAGCGCCTGGACGGCGAACCGCTGGAGGAATACATCAAGCCCATCGGCGGCGGCTACTTCTTCACGCTGCCCGGCATCCGTGACGAGAACGACTGGCTGGGCCGCACGCTGATGGAGGCCAGCAGCAGCACGCGCGCCTGAGACCACACCCCGGCCAGAAACCTGGCCGGGATCATGTTCTGCAACCCGGCGCCCGGATTCCGCCCGGGAGGCGGGCAGGGCAGCCGGGCTGCCGATGGCCCCGACATCAGGGCTTCGGTTTCCCCGCCGTTCGTGGGGTCATTGCAACTGGCTCTAGAATGGCAACCCTTCAGAATCCGTTCTGTTTCTTATTCTCTTTTCACTCTCTTTCAACCCCCGAGGAGCATACCGACATGACCCTTCGCCGTCGCATCATCTCCGTGCTGGTCGCCCACGCCGCTGCCTTCGGCGCCATCAGCGCCCAGGCCGCCGTGGAGCCCAGCGAGCTGGTCGGCCCCATCGCCGAATACAAGCTGTTCGTGGACAAGAACGTCTCGGCCCTGGTGAAGGACACCAAGGCCTTCGTGGCTGCCGTCAAGGCCGGCCAGATCGAAAAGGCCAAGAAGCTGTTCGCCCCCGTGCGCACCCACTATGAGCGCGTCGAGCCGGTCGCCGAGCTGTTCAGCGACATCGACGTCGCCATCGACTCGCGTGCCGACGACCACGAGAAGCGTGAGGAAGACCCGGGCTTCGGCGGCTTCCACCGCATCGAGTATGCCCTGTGGCACCAGAAGGACACCAAGGGCGTCGTCAAATACGCCGAGAAGCTGCAGGCTGACGTCGAGGAGCTGCACAAGCGCCTGACCGACCTGACCTTCCCGCCCGAGAAAGTGGTGGGCGGTGCCGCCGTGCTGATGGAAGAAGTGGCCGCCACCAAGATCTCCGGTGAGGAAGACCGCTACAGCCACACCGACCTGTGGGACTTCCAGGCCAACTTCGAAGGCGCCTACAAGATCGTCGAGCTGTTCAAGCCGCTGATCGCCCGCGAGGACAAGGCCTTCCTGGACAAGACCGAGAAGAACTTCGAGACGGTCTTCAACACCCTGAAGAAATACCGCACCAAGGACGGCGGCTTCGTCACCTATGACAAGCTCACCGAAGGCGACCGCAAGATCCTGTCCGCCCGCGTCAACACGCTGGCCGAGGACCTGTCCAAACTGCGCGGCATGTTCGGCCTGAACTGATCCGCCCGACAGCCCATGCCCGTCCGGCCGTGGCCGGCGGGCAGGGGGTTGGGGGACTTCCTTTCAGGGAAGTCCTCGGGTGAGGAAGAAACGTCAGGGCATCCTCACCATCCCGCCAGCACCAGCTTGCCCAGCGTGCGGCCGCCTTCCAGCCGTTCGTGAGCCCGCCGCAGATTCTGCGCATTGATGCGCCCCAGCGTCTCGGTCCGGGTGCTGCGCACCTTGCCCTGGCTCACCAGATCACCCAGCTCACGCAGGATCTCGCCCTGCCGTGCGATATCCGCTGTGCCCAGCAGCGAGCGCGTGAACATGAATTCCCAGCTGATCGTCAGGCTCTTGCGCTTGAGCGGGACGATATCCAGCGTCTCGGGATCATCGATCATGGCGATTCGCCCCTGCGGGGCAATGAGTTCCACGATGTCCGGCAGATAACGGTCAATACCGTTGGTGCAGAACACGAAGGCCGGCGCGCCGATGCCCAGGGCCGATACCTGCGGTGCCAGCGGCCTGGTGTGGTCGATGACATGGTGGGCTCCCATCCGCTTCACCCAGTCCACCGACTCGGGCCGCGAGGCCGTGGCGATCACCGTCAGTCCGGTCAGCGCGCGAGCCAGCTGGATCGTGATGGACCCCACACCGCCCGCGCCGCCAATCACCAGCAGCGCCGGTGCAGCCCCCGTGACCGGGCGTTGCACGTCAAGGCGATCAAAGAGCGTCTCCCAGCCGGTCAGCGTCGTGAGGGGAAGGGCGGCGGCATCCTCGTTGCTCAGGCCTTCGGGCACATGCGCGGCGATGCGTGCATCCACCACCTGCAGCTGCGCATTGCAGCCAGGCCGGTCGATGGCACCGGCATGGAACACCCGATCACCCACCCTGAAACCGCTCACGTCACGCCCCACGGCGCGTACCGTCCCCACGGCATCCCATCCCAGGACGCGCCAGCTGCCCGCGGCCGGCCGTGCCGACGCGCGTACCTTCGTATCGACCGGATTGACGGCAATGGCCTCGACGGCCACCAGCAGATCATTCGGCCCGGGCTCCGGATCGGGCAGCTCAATGTCCACCAGCGAGCGTTCATCGGAAATGGGCAGGGGCTGGTTGAAACCTATGGCTTTCATGGTTATCTCCTTGCAGAAGGTATTGGCATGTCAGCAATGCTGATCCGTACCATCGCATCCCGCAAGAACGCACATGAATCGCACATAGTGTCGAAAAATATACTGTCCATGCGCGCCAAAGCTATAATCCCGGCTTCCCCGGCTGCACCTGCCCGCCAGGGCGGAATGGCCGTCTCACGGGTGCTTCAGGTCTGTCGGCAGAGCAAGCGGCCACAAGCGGCCAGCCCGATGGGTTCCGCCTCCTCTCGCACGACAGCGCGTCGTGTGCCCCTTGTTTCGTTCCCATGGCAAGAACACCGCACGCCCGATTCGACTGTGCCGCCGGCTGTCCGGTGGAAGCCACACTGAACCTGATCGGCGGCAAGTGGAAGGGGGTCATCCTCTACCATCTGCTCACCGGGAAGGTGCTGCGCTTCAATGCGCTGAAGCGCATGCTGCCCAACATCACGCAGCGCATGCTCACCAACCAGCTGCGAGAGCTGGAGCATGATGGTCTGGTGGTCCGCACCATCTATCCGGAAGTGCCGCCGCGTGTCGAATATCGACTCACCGAGCACGGCCAGACACTGGAACCCGTCATTGCGGCCCTGAAGGCCTGGGGCGATGGCCACATCCGCAGGCAACCTGCTGCCGACAAGGCTGACGGATCACCCGACTGATCCCCGGCATCCATTCCCCGAAGATCCCTCCTCATCCCCGACTTATGCTGAAGAACACCGGTATCACCATTGCGCTGGCCATGCTGTCCATGGTTGGTGCGCTGGGCATCGATGCCTATCTGCCCTCGTTTCCCGCCATCATCCAGGACTTCCAGGCCACGCCGCTGGCCGTGCAGCAGACGCTCAGCATCTACGTGGGCGCCATGGCCATCACCACGCTGTTTGCCGGCACGCTGTCCGACAGCTTTGGGCGCCGCCCCACGGTGATCGTGTCGCTGCTGCTGTTCACGGCGGGCTCGGCACTGGCCATCTTCGCCAAGGACATCCAGGTCCTGCTACTGGCCCGTGGCCTGCAGGGCGTCGCAGCCGGCTTCGGTGCGGTGCTTTCGCGCACCATCGTGCAGGACCGCTTTCAGGGCGCCGAGGCGCAGCGCGTGATGGCGCTCATCATGATGGTGTTCTCCATTGCCCCGTCGTTCGCGCCCGTCATCGGTGGCTGGCTGCAGGCCACCTTTGGCTGGCATTCAGTGTTCATCATGCTCACCGGCTACGGCCTCGTGCTGTGGCTTATCTGGCAGCTGGGCATTCCCGAGACGCTGCCGAAGGCGCAGCGCATGCCGCTGCAGCTGGGCCGCATCGTCGGCAACTACGGCAAGGTGCTGTTCCACCGCGTGTTCATCCTGCGCGTGCTGAGCATCGCCCTGGTCTTCATCGGCGTGGCCATCTACATCAGCTCTGCCGCACCCTACATCATCAACATCCTGGGCCTGTCGGAAACCAGCTTCGCCTGGATGTTCATCCCCATGACACTGGGCATGCTGGGCGGCTCCAGCACCTCGCGCCGGCTGGCCCGCAAGGTGGCGCCCAGCCGCCTGACCTTCGTCGGCTTCGTGCTGATGCTGGGCGCCACCTTCACCAGCGTTGTCTACACCTCGGTGGCCACGCCGCAGGTCCCCTGGGCCGTCATCCCGCTGGGCATCTACACCCTGGGCATGACCCTGGCGGTACCCGGCATGACGGTGCAGGTGCTCAGCATCTTCCCGCAGATGCGCGGCCTGGCGGCCTCGTTGCAGAGCTTCGTGCAGATGGGCATCTTCGCGCTGGTCTCGGCCTTCGTGGCGCCGCTGCTCTTTCACAGTGCCCAATGGCTGGCCATCGCCCACTTCACGGGCGTGGTCATCGCCGCGCTGCTATGGGCGCTGGGACCGCGCCATGAAGCGGGTGCCGGGGCTGCTCCCGCCGGCCACGCCCCGGGCACGCCCGGCCCGCAGGGCGCTCCCGCTGCTTCGGGCACGGCCGCTGCACCTGCCATCGCCCAGCCTGCGCCTGAAAAGAGCGCTCCCTCGTCAGACACCTCCAAAGCCCGGTCGTGAGCACATCCTCCTTGCCTGATACCCCTGCCACCCTGAAACCTGCAGCAGGCAGGGCCGAGCAGCACAGCACGCGACTGCTGTTCCTGCTGGCCGGTTTCTCGGCTGCCGCCTGGGCATCCCTCGTGCCGGTGGCCAAGGCCGCCACAGGCGTCAATGAAGGTCAGCTGGGCCTGGTCCTGCTGTGTCTGGGCATCGGCTCCCTGCTGGCCATGCCGGTTTCCGGCGTGGTCAGCACCCGCCATGGCTGCCGCAAGGTGCTGATGGTCTGCGGCGTGGCCCTGTGCGCCTGCCTGCCGCTGCTGGCCTCGGTCCAGAACGTCTTCACGCTGGCCGCCGCGCTGTTCTTCTTTGGCGCCATGATCGGCACCTTCGACTGCGTGATGAACATCCAGGCCGTCATCGTCGAGCGCGACAGCAAGCGGCCGCTGATGTCGGGCTTTCATGGCTTCTACAGCCTGGGCGGCCTGCTGGGGGCGGCCACCACCAGTACCATCATGGACCTGGGCGTGAGCCCGTTCGCCACGGTGTCCGCCATCGCCCTGGCCGGCGTGCTGCTGCTGATGCTCA from Lautropia mirabilis harbors:
- a CDS encoding multidrug effflux MFS transporter, whose protein sequence is MLKNTGITIALAMLSMVGALGIDAYLPSFPAIIQDFQATPLAVQQTLSIYVGAMAITTLFAGTLSDSFGRRPTVIVSLLLFTAGSALAIFAKDIQVLLLARGLQGVAAGFGAVLSRTIVQDRFQGAEAQRVMALIMMVFSIAPSFAPVIGGWLQATFGWHSVFIMLTGYGLVLWLIWQLGIPETLPKAQRMPLQLGRIVGNYGKVLFHRVFILRVLSIALVFIGVAIYISSAAPYIINILGLSETSFAWMFIPMTLGMLGGSSTSRRLARKVAPSRLTFVGFVLMLGATFTSVVYTSVATPQVPWAVIPLGIYTLGMTLAVPGMTVQVLSIFPQMRGLAASLQSFVQMGIFALVSAFVAPLLFHSAQWLAIAHFTGVVIAALLWALGPRHEAGAGAAPAGHAPGTPGPQGAPAASGTAAAPAIAQPAPEKSAPSSDTSKARS
- the efeO gene encoding iron uptake system protein EfeO; translation: MPDSQKKSSALMRTALGGSAILVIAGLGAFWYASQKAQQQAPKEEGDVVTVTIEDKVCKPNEITVPAGRTTFRIVNNSDRALEWEILDGIMVVEERENIAPGFAQTMRVKLRPGDYDITCGLLSNPRGKLHVTPSADSEAEAARPSAVNFLGALAEYRFYMVSQTSQLQDATEQLVAAIKAGNLKEAQALYAPAHQFYKRIEPMAEMFADLDQRINGRADYFEKREADPAFRGFHRLEYTLFGQPTPDLKALAPIADDLQADLGKLKERLSALDIKPERLASAASRLLRRTADNLPTGGEEAWSHAEASDLQGTLDGTRKLAILVAPLLTKPAPALKKGIEDGYAQFGKALDPYRDGNGFKAGALDDAGRKAVAAPVNQLADTLGQVNAALGLE
- a CDS encoding zinc-binding alcohol dehydrogenase family protein, whose translation is MKAIGFNQPLPISDERSLVDIELPDPEPGPNDLLVAVEAIAVNPVDTKVRASARPAAGSWRVLGWDAVGTVRAVGRDVSGFRVGDRVFHAGAIDRPGCNAQLQVVDARIAAHVPEGLSNEDAAALPLTTLTGWETLFDRLDVQRPVTGAAPALLVIGGAGGVGSITIQLARALTGLTVIATASRPESVDWVKRMGAHHVIDHTRPLAPQVSALGIGAPAFVFCTNGIDRYLPDIVELIAPQGRIAMIDDPETLDIVPLKRKSLTISWEFMFTRSLLGTADIARQGEILRELGDLVSQGKVRSTRTETLGRINAQNLRRAHERLEGGRTLGKLVLAGW
- a CDS encoding winged helix-turn-helix transcriptional regulator, giving the protein MARTPHARFDCAAGCPVEATLNLIGGKWKGVILYHLLTGKVLRFNALKRMLPNITQRMLTNQLRELEHDGLVVRTIYPEVPPRVEYRLTEHGQTLEPVIAALKAWGDGHIRRQPAADKADGSPD
- the efeO gene encoding iron uptake system protein EfeO codes for the protein MTLRRRIISVLVAHAAAFGAISAQAAVEPSELVGPIAEYKLFVDKNVSALVKDTKAFVAAVKAGQIEKAKKLFAPVRTHYERVEPVAELFSDIDVAIDSRADDHEKREEDPGFGGFHRIEYALWHQKDTKGVVKYAEKLQADVEELHKRLTDLTFPPEKVVGGAAVLMEEVAATKISGEEDRYSHTDLWDFQANFEGAYKIVELFKPLIAREDKAFLDKTEKNFETVFNTLKKYRTKDGGFVTYDKLTEGDRKILSARVNTLAEDLSKLRGMFGLN
- the efeB gene encoding iron uptake transporter deferrochelatase/peroxidase subunit: MQDKLDPSRLAALGGCPAGIHGQSEASARHVAAHDQAPAMMTCPAGLAATHQPESMRRRHVLGGLGAATAGLVGMTAQAAAAAAGKAQRAAGDDSVGQVTDAPISTHFQERVPYLGQHQAGVVTPRPSAGMLASFFVLAQDREELERLFRTLTKRIAFLTQGGKEVQVDPKLPPVSSGLLGPVLPPDALTITVSLGNSMFDERFGLAKVKPKYLQQMTKFFNDALDPSLCHGDLSIQFCANTPDTIINALRDIIKNLPDLLVLHWKQEGNVPPIAAKPGQPAESARNFLGFRDGSANPDSADAQLMDRVVWVGPKSGEPAWAVGGSYQAVRIIRNFVERWDRTPLQEQEAIFGRVKDTGAPLDATDGTEFQVPDYTADPKGQKTPLDAHIRLANPRTPQTEENLILRRPFNYSNGVTKSGQLEMGLLFICYQANLEKGFITVQKRLDGEPLEEYIKPIGGGYFFTLPGIRDENDWLGRTLMEASSSTRA